The Lolium rigidum isolate FL_2022 chromosome 1, APGP_CSIRO_Lrig_0.1, whole genome shotgun sequence region cctagcccggaaaccctcccaaaaaaattcatttccctcggaCCACccacggaacttcccaagtccctctctcccacctccacgaccaccgcaccggaacatccccgccggacttccacggcctacccgagccctcgcgatcctcgtcatccggctgcctgccggagccgcttcatcgacgccgtcatcaaccggaccggatcatccccgccgaacctcgaaaccatatgctcatccggcGGTCTACgcggtcgcttcagctgcggtatcgtccaccggagccgcttcgccggatccgtcttccaccgcatcggatcttgctcaccgacaccgttgtgcatgaaccggatgcgcttcaccggcgccgtgcatgatctaaactcttctacttgtcgcttttctattgcttgcctgcaagttcttgtttaatcttgggggaacctgtttgtgctaacgacgcgccattacgtttttgcgagatgagatgagtaaccatgaagtgtaatggccgtctctccaaccccaagtagcacatgtagcgtacttcatcaccggatctatcaaccccgggaagatctgcttgtgactcccacgagtgcttctcctaatgtaagtcccttgttttagcgccatgttacgggttcggatgcttgtttgtccgaagctcttttagttcattcctagctatgaccgtaacaccttgctattttctagttcattgctaactttaagcgattgaacattttggtttgcattccactgctctgtagatgtagccatcataacttctatcttgctcggtcgttgttacaaaaattataggtattatagtaacatcctgctattatttagttcatggccaattttaagtaattgcacatgttggttcgcattccctgctctatagcttttggcatcgtaacttctatatttggtttacattacctgctctgtagatctagccatcataactttatcttgctcagtcgttgttacaaaaattatggcctgctactatgttgtttgtgccaattttttactccatgaacatgttggcttgcattccctgtactacaggggatgccattgttttgtatctagttcattgtaagctaacaaagtaaggacttagtttggcatgctatcactactgctatctagcttgtagtacaaataaacttgtcatactactagataataattttgcgtgccatcttgttcttcaaaagctgcattattgacttgtttctcgacttggcatgacgctcacatatggaatgcttgaacatattggtttgcattccctcttatacaagttcacgggtgatcccactatattacgtatactggtccatcctaagctccggcattaactatcctctatgtgttgctcattacaagtttatatcccgaaacatcttgatttgcatccccttcactataagttcgggagtattatttagttcacggccaaaatgaagtaattgcacttggcacatgttggttcacattccctcctctttagcttttgccatcataacttctatttttggtttacattccctgctctgtagatgtagccatcataacttcatcttgctcagtcgttgttacaaaatttatagcctgctactatgttgttcatgccaattttgtactccactgaacatgttggtttgcatgggactcgacggtaGTAAGTCtatttgtttcattctaacatgctctgttatattggttgttggtatgcggcatgcactctttgtttgcttattgtgcgcattacaatgatcttgttataacgacgaaatgatgagttccaaattctttggcaaacaatattgtagtgtctttgcctttccattgttcgttgtcttaacttgtaatgtctttgtttcggatataggtcttgcatggacaacttaaaagattgccggatcgcttcattgtattgctaggtttaattaccattcaatttctccgggttacgtaatattttttcaaagccttgcggtgatgtaatatttagttagtttttatagttctttcgcgcattttttctttggtgcttgtggtaagtgaggctatcagaTAGAAATCAAtgcttgcgtaaatattctcgagtatctaaatcacgaattcccatcccttaaacggcccaattaagcgaaatcacatatgtgccggcacgcaaaatcctaaagcgcctattatgcggcATATAAacggcaactaaacgggctggcccacttacttattgggccggcccacttgatttacggtggaccccacactctaattgggccggcccacttgctttaaggtggaccccgccCACTacttgggccgacccactaactagtgtgggccggcccaattgcttttgtggtggaccccacatactaaatgggccggccctttaagtggaaagtgggacccacctgtgtttttggcccggcccactattttggtgggctggcccacttgctatatggtggaccccacatactaaatgggccggccctttaacaggaaagtgggacccactgtgtttttggccggcccactatcttgttgggccggcccacttgctatatggtggaccccacatactaaatgggccggccctttaacgggaaagtgggacccacctgtgtttttggccggcccactatcttgttgggccggcccaattgctatatggtggaccccacatactaaatgggccgaccctttagctggaaagtgggacccaccgtgtgttttggccggcccactatcttgttgagccggcccacttgctatatggtggaccccacatactaaatgggccggccctttaacaggaaagtgggacccacttgtgcttttggccggcccactttcttgttgggccggcccatttgatctattgtggaccccacgtactaaatgggccggcccgatagcaggaaagtgggacccacatgctaattgggcggcccaataacttcttgggcggcccgacttgctttaaggtggaccccactggttaaatgggccggcccgataacaggaaagtgggtcccacatgtcttgtgggccggcccttttgctggTTGAccaggtcaaacgagtgcattcggctcggcccacatgcttagtgggccggcccattaatgttttgaccggtcaaccttagaggttaggcccggcccacgtaactaatggaccggcccggctatatagttgaccaggtcaaactaagtcggctggcccgacccgcaaacttaatgggccggcccgcttaagacgtggcgaggcctcgtgtgggcctaccatctaccacggggtttcggccggttaacgccgttagctgccggttaacggcgtacgccacgtgtcagtttgcatgacgtcagcagtcaacgggctcccggaaacacttgggcaacggtccgattttccgtggcggaagggcgcccaagcgcgacggaccgaaaaaaatcgtcgtaggactttgcctgacgcagtttccacaacagaacccatatcgtcgggttaggcccataggcgacgaaaaataccccttagcggacgattttgagacgttgtctatcagaacttttcttgtagtgtcttgacgtcaatgggtacaaatggcatcatgcattcaatgtatttctccttgatccaagagtcattgatgtgggtggcaccaacaaGCCGGATGGAATCGGCAacagtgagaagtcttccatacatgacttcatgatcttcatccggtagcctcatgaatccttcggctttattccgaagagcattatacttgttccttctcgtgctctcacttccaatgcaactagcggccaaaccatcccaagcttccttggcggtggtgtagttccgaacacgagacaaatcctttgtccccacactagtttgaatcatgtgcaaggcggtgttgttgagttgactatcaaccgcttctcttctagtcaacttgtcggggttgtagggcttgaaaccttccacgatgattctccaaagttcgttggaggcactgcaaacatgagagcgaaactcaaattgccaagtatcgaaattatcaacggaaaacttaggtgggtcaccccgaatgttcatatggggatggggaaccggtatatcgggagatagaaaaggtggagctactcgattgtagctctcacctccactagttcccctaggagatgcaatgggagatttgatagtgtttaagttatcaccttccacgggtttggtagaggagggtaatgccaaagcatctccctcttctaacgcacccgtgtcctttacctctacgatGGGAGTCTTGGGAGGGACcgaagtcaaaagctcggaaatcatctttttcatgctttccatttgggcttccatggaggacttcaacgaattgaagtcttccatggagaccgtcttagcggccccttccgaaggcacctcgtccggcatactcttaggcggttaagcccgaaataagagccgaggctctgataccaattgaaaggatcgtatgccgcacctagagggggggggggtgaataggtgctacccaatttttagttctttttcaatttaggcttgacacaaaggtaaattctatagatatgcaactaagtgaatttacctatatgacaaggtaagcaacctagcaagatatagctacgcaatatataggagatagaataggatagaggtaaccgagagtggagcacgcggagacacggagatgattcccgtagttcccttcctttgcaagaaggtacgtctacgtttggaggagtgtggttgctacgaaagccaaaccaacggccacgaaggcttcactcagatctcctatgggcaacgccacgaaggcctagcccacttccactaagggatttcctcgaggcggaaaccgggcctttacaaggttcttggggcacacatccacaacctaattggaggctcccaaatctgtaacaatacaacaatcaacaacaacacatcaacacaaatcaactagggaaccaaataggaacactagcatgagatccctcaaacaaatgaggggaaatgaaaaacgcttcggtgaggatgtagatcggtgtcttctccttcgaatctccaaagatcaagagctttggttgggggaggaaggagatcttgcaaatcttgtgttcttgaggtggctctaatggtggtgaagcttggcagatttttcttgcaatgattgagcaaaggaggaaggaagaagaagaggggtataaatacccctccccaaaatccagccgttggggcttccggggggccggatattccggcctaagtaagggccggataattcgccccccggataatccggcctcgagTACAAAACCGGGagaatgtccggccaaatatccggcctctAACCGAGACTTGCTTTTCTtcgggtccttagccattttcgaggggccggatatttccgaaatgtccggcccggataatccggccttgggacaaaaccgggacaatatccgggcaaatgtccggcccctatccgaAGCATACTGAGCCGcaaatcctcaagtccttagccgaaaactcAGGGGCcgaatattttggaaatatccggcccggattatccggctcgATGATCTTTTTTCTGCATCTTTTTGAcgaactgaccacatccaacacacataaaaatgtatctatataatccctgtaccacttaaacaaacattagtgtatcacatacattgacataaaacacacaaaacataatatgagagatgttctttcaactgTTTGTGGCCAACATGAACACATCCACGGCcgacatgtttggaggaggcatgcccatgtttggaggaggcatgggaggcatgcccggtatgggaggcatggccgacaTGGGAGGCATGCCCGGTGTGGGAGGCATGCCCGCCATGGgagtcatggccggcatgggaggctttggaggcatggccggcgtgggaggaccaagctatggaggagtctTCGGAGGGGCTATGGATCATCGATGAGTGGTGTgtatggagccatgggagcaccaccgggaggatTCGTGGCCTCTATGGAtcctactattcctccttcaagcCAAGGTGTCGATGAAGAAGCAAAAGATGGTgatgacttggaaaatgcggaagtgtgagaTTATATcttgcatttgtgatatgcaaattatgtgttgcactttgtgtacatttgaaccatatgttgtgtGTGCTTTTTTGAACTATGTCATGTTGTGTGTggttcttgaactatgtgatgtgtgtGTTGCACTTTATGTCCATTTAAACTATGGTAGATCATTTGTTTCATGATTTGTGTGACCATTTAATCTTGTCGAATGCATAGTGTGTATCAAAGTTGTTTTCCATCGGCGCGTGCTGTATTTTGAAGCGCCCGACGGAAAATATTTTTTACGCTCGCGGTATATTTTAGCGCGTCCGGTGAAGTAAATCTTATCACATCGCGCGGTATACCTTTATAGAGGGCCCGCAGCACAGCACCGAAATATGCcgcgctggagatgctctaactaattTACCTAATCTAATTTTCTCGCTTTGCGTGGCTCACTCTAACCGGTAATTTCAATTAATTAACCATTCGTCTCCACCTTTAAGCCTCGCAATGGCGGAACCCTAAGCTAATCCCGCGCTCCCCACCTCGCGCAGCGCGGATGGACCAGCCGGCGCCGGACACCGGCGGCTGCCTCGAGGTCCGCCTCTTCTACGTGCGCCTCTCACCTCGCATCTCCGGAGCTGCCGCCCCGCCCAGCCTCGCCCTCGCGCTGGCCATCCACCCCGACGGCGGCGAGGCCTCCCCCTCCTCCATCCCTCTCCGCCTCGACCGCCGCGACCCCTCCTCCGGCGAGGCCACCTATGTCTCCACAGCGGCCGCGCGCCTCCCCCCGCCCGAAGCCACTTTCGAGGTCGCGGACCACCGGGGCGCCGCCCTCCTGCGGGGTTCCCTGCGCCGGCGCACTGACTCCAAGGCCGATTCCCCCGCCTGGGCGATCGACTGCGTCCCCTCCGCTGGAGCGGCGGCCTCGGTCTCCGCCTTTGAGGTCTATGTTGCTGGGTGCTGCGCAGGCGAGCCAGCCGTCCTCACGCACGCACTGcggctcgccacccctgaagaagcTGCAGGCGGGCTGGTTCGACGGCGATCAGCGACTTTGACGGTCAGTCAATCAAAATTCGAGAACATTTATTGCTTCATCTTATACTGATTAATATGACCTACAGAGGAAGTAGCATTGATATATGAACGATTGTACAAACAAAAATGGAGCCTAATGTACTAAATATGGGTAGACTGCATAATGTGGCTGTGTGCTACTTGTTTGAACTATTGATTTCCGCCCAAtgacgagcaaaagctttgatggCCCCATATATGTGTGGACTTCTCTTCCAGTTCTTGATACGCATGTAGTACTGTAATGTGATATAATTTTGGGCATAGCTGCATTGTCATTTTATCAAATGTAGTGGTGTGTCGTCATTGTAAACGCTTTGCTGGTGCGCTGTGTTTGTGGCTGCAAACTTGCATTGCTTTCCACCTCGATTGCTGGAAATATATGTTGTGCGAGTAATCATGGACCTGTGAAGCTGTAACTTTCTGCGCTTAATTAGCGGCGGATGATATTCTGATGATAGCATCTTTGACTTGTATCCTGGTTTAGTGTGGTATGGTATGATAATAAATATATTGTATGTGGATGGAAATCCTTGCCCATATAGTCTCATTTATTTCTGATTGGCTAGTATAGCTTGGATATTATGATTTCTGGATGCAACTTCTTTCTTTGCCATCTGATTGTGTGTTAGATCATACTTGTAGGTCTCATCTTAAAATGATCATATCAAGTGTCATATCTCTACAGTAAGATAGGAACTGGTGGCCCAGGGATGCTACTATTGTACTTAGTAGCTTGCTTTTCATGTGTATGCTTTCACTCtctttaaaatttgatcaagtaGGTATTGTTATATCTACTTATATGATTTGATTATCTAACAGTGCAATCAATGCTGCATTCACTTCACAACCAGACCCGTGTCATATGTGAAGGGTTTGAAACTTGAAAGCATTGAGAATTACACTATTAGTTCAGGTGTACTTCCTAATTCTCTCTTTGTAAAGTCTGCGTAGCATCTCTCACAGATACTAGGTGCCGTGGGTTTTGTTTATATCTTGTCGTTTCAGTCTTTCAGATACTCTGATTGCATTTAAGGTTCCCAGAGAGTGCGAAATTATGGTTAAAGTTGGACTATTACAGCATTTGATGTCCTGTTTATTACTGGCATTGTCTTGCCCTCTTGGGGTCTTTGCCGTGTGACTGTTCTTCTTCCTTCAATTGAAACACAATGCTTGGGGAGA contains the following coding sequences:
- the LOC124682882 gene encoding uncharacterized protein At1g01500-like, which encodes MDQPAPDTGGCLEVRLFYVRLSPRISGAAAPPSLALALAIHPDGGEASPSSIPLRLDRRDPSSGEATYVSTAAARLPPPEATFEVADHRGAALLRGSLRRRTDSKADSPAWAIDCVPSAGAAASVSAFEVYVAGCCAGEPAVLTHALRLATPEEAAGGLVRRRSATLTAMGDEDDNDMNIGTRPYPEGWYSEDEDGQLTWFNAGVRVGVGIGLGVCVGVGIGVGLLMSSYQATARNLKRRFF